One genomic segment of Arcobacter porcinus includes these proteins:
- the uvrC gene encoding excinuclease ABC subunit UvrC produces MNLEEKLKQLPNQAGVYQYFDQNGDLLYIGKAKNLKNRVKSYFRFTPNLEANNDLSPRIFKMINETISLEWIVVPNEHDALILENSLIKQLKPKYNVLLRDDKTYPYIYVDLNEDFPRLEITRKIEKGKNIKYFGPYSSGAKDMLDSIYEIIPLVQKKSCIRSNKACLFFQIGKCLAPCEGKIDKNDYKKLLDEALVYIYSKSKLINKLKEKMEFYSNEFRFEDALNLRDRIKTIEKSQIKTAIDLATNEDLDLFAIKSHLKKAVLVRMFIRDGKLASSNYDFIKMGSDLEFDLEEAYKRAIVNYYSNELPIVPKEILIADEILELEDIEDFLQEKFNKKIKILNPKIDKKASIVKIALNNCDELLRLENIKDENSIYSEIEKLFSLKTTPSYIEVFDNSHFMGQATVGGMIVWDKELESFNKKEYRHYNLESLDEYSQMKEVLYRRVESFSKNSPPDLWIIDGGTTLLKLAFDIVSSIGVNLDIIAISKQKVDAKAYRAKGNAKDIVHFKQNGEIKSLTLLPSDKRLQFIQRLRDEAHRFAISFHKKQKRKEDKEISLLQIKGIGEAKIKKLLLYFGEFEKIRDANFEELKTVLNEKDAENLMEYFTKERSGEDLTR; encoded by the coding sequence ATGAATTTAGAAGAAAAATTAAAACAACTTCCTAATCAAGCAGGAGTTTATCAATACTTTGATCAAAATGGAGATCTTTTATATATTGGAAAAGCAAAAAATCTAAAAAATAGAGTTAAAAGCTATTTCAGGTTTACTCCTAACTTAGAAGCAAACAATGATTTAAGTCCAAGAATTTTTAAAATGATTAATGAAACAATCTCTTTAGAGTGGATTGTTGTTCCAAATGAGCATGATGCTTTGATTTTAGAAAATTCATTAATCAAACAACTAAAACCAAAGTACAATGTTTTATTAAGAGATGATAAAACTTATCCTTATATTTATGTTGATTTAAATGAAGACTTTCCAAGACTTGAAATCACTAGAAAAATTGAAAAAGGTAAAAATATAAAATATTTTGGTCCATATTCAAGTGGTGCAAAAGATATGCTTGATAGTATTTATGAAATTATTCCTTTAGTACAAAAAAAATCTTGTATAAGATCAAATAAAGCTTGTCTTTTTTTTCAAATTGGAAAATGTCTAGCACCTTGTGAAGGAAAAATTGATAAAAATGATTATAAAAAGCTTTTAGATGAAGCATTAGTATATATTTATAGTAAATCAAAACTTATAAATAAACTAAAAGAAAAGATGGAGTTTTATTCAAATGAGTTTAGATTTGAAGATGCTTTAAATCTAAGAGATAGAATAAAAACTATTGAAAAATCTCAAATCAAAACAGCTATTGATTTGGCTACGAATGAAGATTTAGATCTTTTTGCTATAAAAAGTCATTTAAAAAAAGCTGTATTAGTAAGAATGTTTATAAGAGATGGAAAACTTGCATCTTCTAACTATGATTTTATAAAAATGGGATCTGATTTAGAGTTTGATTTAGAAGAAGCTTATAAAAGAGCTATTGTAAACTATTACTCAAATGAACTTCCTATTGTTCCAAAAGAGATTTTAATAGCAGATGAGATTTTAGAACTTGAAGATATAGAGGATTTTTTACAAGAAAAGTTTAATAAGAAAATTAAAATTTTAAATCCAAAAATTGATAAAAAAGCCTCTATTGTGAAAATTGCTTTAAACAATTGTGATGAATTATTAAGACTTGAAAATATAAAAGATGAAAATAGTATTTATAGTGAAATAGAGAAGCTATTTTCTTTAAAAACTACTCCAAGCTATATTGAAGTGTTTGATAACTCTCATTTTATGGGACAAGCAACAGTTGGTGGAATGATTGTTTGGGATAAAGAGCTTGAAAGTTTTAATAAAAAAGAGTACAGACATTATAATCTTGAAAGTCTTGATGAATACTCTCAGATGAAAGAGGTTTTATATAGAAGAGTTGAAAGTTTTTCTAAAAATAGTCCTCCAGATTTATGGATAATTGATGGAGGAACAACTCTATTAAAACTCGCTTTTGACATAGTTTCTTCTATTGGGGTAAATTTAGATATTATTGCAATTTCTAAGCAAAAAGTTGATGCAAAAGCTTATAGAGCAAAAGGAAATGCAAAAGATATTGTTCATTTTAAGCAAAATGGCGAAATAAAAAGTTTAACTCTTCTTCCTAGCGATAAAAGATTACAATTTATTCAAAGATTAAGAGATGAAGCACATAGATTTGCTATAAGTTTTCATAAAAAACAGAAAAGAAAAGAGGATAAAGAGATTTCACTCCTACAAATAAAAGGTATTGGTGAAGCAAAAATCAAAAAACTTTTACTCTATTTTGGAGAGTTTGAGAAAATAAGAGATGCAAATTTTGAAGAGTTAAAAACTGTTTTAAATGAAAAAGATGCAGAAAACCTGATGGAATATTTTACAAAGGAAAGAAGTGGCGAAGATCTTACTAGATAA